A section of the Candidatus Tisiphia endosymbiont of Nedyus quadrimaculatus genome encodes:
- a CDS encoding NifU family protein, whose amino-acid sequence MFIQTEITPNPNAIKFFPNIPVSPNEPVHFSNLDEAKGKSRLVVQLFSINNVKSVFFGSDFITITKEEESDWLVLKPEILMVIMDHFTAGFTVFDEENAQSAINNSDEMSEIEQQIVEIIETRVRPSVAMDGGDIIYRGFENGVVKLELHGACRGCPSSAITLKNGIESMLKHFIPEVESVEAVDEL is encoded by the coding sequence ATGTTTATTCAAACTGAAATTACTCCTAATCCTAATGCGATAAAATTTTTCCCTAACATACCTGTTAGCCCTAACGAGCCGGTTCATTTTAGTAATCTTGATGAGGCAAAAGGTAAAAGCAGGCTAGTAGTTCAATTATTTAGTATAAATAACGTAAAATCTGTATTTTTTGGTAGTGATTTTATTACTATTACTAAAGAAGAAGAAAGTGATTGGCTAGTGTTAAAACCTGAAATTTTGATGGTTATTATGGATCATTTTACTGCTGGTTTTACTGTTTTTGATGAGGAAAATGCTCAATCTGCCATAAATAATTCTGACGAGATGTCTGAAATTGAACAACAGATTGTAGAAATTATTGAAACACGTGTACGTCCTTCGGTTGCCATGGATGGAGGTGATATAATATATCGAGGATTTGAAAATGGAGTGGTAAAATTAGAGCTTCATGGAGCCTGCAGGGGATGTCCTAGTTCAGCTATTACTTTAAAGAATGGTATTGAATCAATGCTTAAACATT